The Bacteroidota bacterium genome contains the following window.
CTATGGAGAAGGAGAATATACATATCGGGAATATGATTAAGGTGAGGATGAAGGAGATGCGTCTTAGTCCTACGGAGTTTGCGAAGCGTTTGGGATATTCTTTGCCTGGAACTACAAGCATTTTTGAACGGCAGACGATGCAAACGGATGTTTTGCTGAAGGTTTGCAAGGCGTTGGATTATGATTTTTTTAAGCATTATGTGTCCTCCGACTTGATTCAGGATGACGGCAAAAAAGTTATTGAAGATGCTGCACTGCAAAAGGAATTGGATGCGTGTAAAACAGAGATAGCGGATTTGAAAAAAGAGTTGGAGTATTTGAAAAAGATTGTGCGGTTGTATGAGGAGAAGAAATAGTGATGGCGTACCGTTTAAAAAAGAAAGCAGAGGAGATTCTGAATGCTATCCGTTAATAATCTTTTGGAGATTAGTTTTCAGTTCGGGTATTTTGGTTTGAATAATTTCCCAAACTTTTTTTGGATTAATTCCAAAA
Protein-coding sequences here:
- a CDS encoding helix-turn-helix domain-containing protein — encoded protein: MEKENIHIGNMIKVRMKEMRLSPTEFAKRLGYSLPGTTSIFERQTMQTDVLLKVCKALDYDFFKHYVSSDLIQDDGKKVIEDAALQKELDACKTEIADLKKELEYLKKIVRLYEEKK